The Callithrix jacchus isolate 240 chromosome 7, calJac240_pri, whole genome shotgun sequence DNA window TTCGAATTTGCTCACATGCTGGTTCAAGACAAGGCCTTAAGTGTTGGGTGTTATCAGCCGGTTTCTCTGGTGTCTGCACCTCCCTTCGGCTGTGCCTCTTACGTGGATTCCCTGAGGGTGGCTGGGAGGCTACAGCTCCCTGCCCCACCTCTGAAACCAGAACATCCCGAGTCTGGGCAGTGACTGCACACACTGGCCTGCTCTGGGTTCCTGGGCATGGaagaggtgtttttgttttgttttgttttgattttttgtgatggagtctcactttgttgcccaggctagagtacagtggcatggtctcagctcactgcaacctccacctcctgggttcaagtgattctcctgcctcagcctcccaagtagctgggattacaggtacctcccactgtgcccagctaattgttgttgtatttttaatagagatggggtttcaccacgttagccaggctggtctcaaactcctgacctcatgatcctcccacctaagcctcccaaagtgctgggattacaggcgtgagccaccgcgcccagccaggggAGAGGTGCTTCAAACCCCCTGGGGTGGTGAGAGTCACTTCCTGCTTGGAGTACACCCGGGGAGGATCTTCCCTCCTGTAGCGTGCAGTGACATTTCCTAGGTGATGGAGATCCTCAGGAAGTGGCACTCAAATGTTTCATCACTTCCTGCTTCTTGAGGTGCAGACTGCATCAAGCCAGTGGACGATGCCCAGAGAGGCAGGGAAATGAGACCTATCTCCAAAGAGACATTACAGTAGAGCTACAAAGGCTCTGACAACAAAAGTTGGTTTACGCAGGCAAGGTTAGGGATGTCTCCTGGAGAAAACACCGGGCTGGCAGATGAGGGGAAGACTGCTGCCAACAGAGGGAGGGAACAGCACGCACAGACCCAGGAGAGAAAGACAAGGCATGTCCCAGAATGCCAAGTACAACAGAAACGACTCCCCTGGGTGCTCCAGGGGCGCCTCATACCATATTCAAAACTGACCCTTCTCCTCTCATCTTGAACAGCTCCTCCATCTCACCCAGAGGTGCCACGCTCAGGAGGCATCTAGGTTAGAGACTCTGGGCAGTGCTAGATGGCACCTGCACTGTCTCCTCAGTCAAGTTCAGTGACAAATCACCAACTCCTCCGGTTTCTGTCACACAGATTTGTCTGGCAATCCATATCTTCATGCTCACTGCCCAGAAGGGACCCGCTTCATCCCTGCCGGAGTGGCGCAGCAGCCTCCCTCTAGCTCCCTGCTTCTGCTCGTTTCTCTTCATTTACCTTCCCGTGGGTGgccatgcacatgcacacacacatgcacatcctTGAGCCAGAGTGATCATCCTAAAGCTAAAACGAAAATCTGCCTAAGAGCCGGTCTATGGCTGCCACCCCTTCCAGGCTCCCTAACCTGGTTTGGTCTCACTCAAAGAACCCCATGAGCAGCCCCGCTGAACTATTTCCACCAACTCCCCAGGCCCTCTCCCTTCTGCCAGCCTTTACATGTTccattctctttgccttcttgtccTTCAAGAACCAGTTCCCCAGGGAGTCTTCCTTGGCCCTTAGACCAGAGAGTTGCCCTCTTTCTATGCCCACAGCACCCTCCATTGTAGACCCATCTGCAATTCTTTTTGTGCCTGTCTCCTTGATCAGGTGAGCTTGTCCTAACCAGGTTGGTATTGTGCCCATCTGTGTATCCCTCGCTCCCAGCATGGGCCTAACACAGAGTAGGTTCTTTATTGGGTGGATGAAGGACTCTGGCATGGCCCGATGGCAGTGTGtgtgcctcccaagtagctgggaatacaaacATACATACCTTCACTGCCTCCACTGCAACCAGAAGCCCACTGACATCTCTGTTCTCTCTTTGTAAAGCTGCTGCCTCCTGACTTCACTGTCCTCTCCTGTCTACTTCCCTGACCATCTGGTTAAGGTTCTGTGACCCATCATTTCATCTGCTCTTTGACAGACTCCTCAGAGTCCTTAGCCCCCTGCCCTTGGGTCCCACCCTCCCAGGCAAACCCCCTCCATGGACGAatccatccatctgccttggATGCGCCTGCCCCACTGTGAGTGACCATTAGAGAAATCTGCACACCCAGACAGCCTACTGTCACTGGGAACTCCTATATCAAGTTCTCAGctgaggccagacatggtggctcatgcctgtaatccccatgcTTCGGGAAGCCccggagctcaagaccagcctgggcaacatggcaaaaaccctgtctctactaaaaatacaaaaaaaaatttctcaactGAATCTGCACTGCAGCTCGTCGGTGATACTGCGTTTTCCTGGTCGGCTACGGCTCCCATAGTGACTCTGAAGTTTTCTCCACCCTCttcaacccccaccccaccccgccccatCCCATCACATCCCCTCCCTCCGTGctcacctcccacccccaacaccACTCTCTACAGAAGACTTAGTCTCCTCCCTTCATGTGAAGGCGACAACCCCTGACGGGAGCCCTTCTCCACAGCACCCACCAAATCTCTCCTCCCTGACTTCTGCCTGTCCAATGGCCTTGGCAGCCCAGCAGAGGAATTTGGACTTTGTCCTCAGGACACTAGAAAACATGGAAAGACTTCCACTAGGGGAGTAGGGTACTGTGGCCCGAATAGGATTTGGGACTTgcggttgggcgcggtggctcacgcctgtaatcctagcactttgggagtctgaggcaggtggatcacaaggtcgggagatcgagatcagcctggctgacatggtgaaaccccgtctctactaaaaatacaaaaattagtcaggtgtggtggtacacgcctatagtcccagctactcaggaggctgaggcagaagaatcactcgaacccaggaggtggaggttgcagtgagctgagatcacaccactgcaactccagcctgagacagagactctgtctcaaaaaaagaaaaaaaaaaaaggatttgggaCTTGCTGGCTGCCATGTGCAGCGAGGGATTGGccatagaagaaaaagaatgaaaagaaatggccAATCTCAATTGGCCACCTAGGGATGAGAAGCAGCTGGTCCAGCTGGAAAGGTTGGAAAGAGTATCCCAAAAAGAAGGAATAGCACAAAGAAGGGTCCAGACCTGGAAATCTAAATCTAAatttagctcatgcctgtaaatcccagcaccttgggaggcagaagcgggaGGATGGCTAGAGTCTAGGAATTCAAACcaagcctgggtgatacagtgaggccccatctctacaaaaaataattagccatgtgcagtggcacatgtatgtattcccagctacttgggaggctgagatgggagaattactTAAGCACAGGAGGTtgatgttgcaatgagctgtgattgccccaccatactgcagcctggatgaccttgtgtcaaaaaaaaaaaaaaaaaaaataggtgaagtggctcatgcctgtaaacccagcactttgggaggccgaggtgggtggatcacctgaggtcaggagttcgagaccagcctggccaacatggcaaaccttcatctctactaaaaatacaaaaattagctgggcatggtggtgggcacctgtaatcccagctactcagatggctaaggtgggagaatcacttgaacctgggaggcagaggttgcagtgagccaagatcatgccattgcactctggcctgggcgacaagagcaagactccatctcaaaacaaacaaacaaaaagatgaaaataaaatgtaagcagGACAATAGTAGAGAAACTCACAAGGTGTTATTAGAGGAACAAGCTCATGGAAAGTGTCCTGGAAGGGGTAACGTGGGAGCAGTGTCTTCTAGCTCTGAGTGATAAAGCCCAGCTcaggaaaaatagaaatgagtgacaactttttatttttattcaaaatgaaaatagagtAATTCCTGTGAAAAACATTATAACCAGAGTACCCACTTTATTgataggaaaatatttcattaagaagctggcctggcacagtggctcacgcctataatcccagcactttgggaagacaaggtgggcagatcacctgaggtcaggagttcgagaccagcctggctgacatggtgaaaccctgtctccactaaaaatacaaaaattagctgggcatgctgacatgcacctgtaatcccagctactcaaaaggctgaggcagggagaattgcttgaacccgggaggcagaggttgcagttagccaagacatgccattgcactccagcctgggtgacaaagtaagactctgtctcaaaaaagaagaaaaaagaaaagaaaaagaaaaagaagcttggCACTGGTTTTCACCTGCTCAAATGTTACCATCTGGGCCCATTTATAATGCTGGCAGATAGGCAGGTCACACAGGACCTACTGACTAGGGTTTTCATCACAGTCAGAGAGGATTTAGAAGACTAGTATAGGCAGGTGGGCCAATGTGAGCAAAGGTGGCTGGGGAAACTGCATGGGCAGTGACAGGTGGGAGAATAACATTTATTCTATGAATAAAGTAGGGGATGGCAAGAAAAGAAACCAAGAGGCCCACAGGCCTGATCACAGAGAGCCTTAAGTCCACACTGGAGCCTTTGTTTGGCTCCTGAGAACAGCAGGGAGCCTTTGAGAGTCACTGAGCAAGAAAGGGTTCATGGCCACTTTGGTGGCTAGTGAAGCGGGGAAGTGGGGATTGCTCCATCCCTGGCCAACCTTTAAGCCCCAGCCACCTCTGTCCGTGAGGTTCAAGACTCTGATGTCAATGTCATAACCACTGTCCTTAAGCTGTTGGGCGTGGAGGGAGCAGGGAGTGTCCAAACACCAGAGCTCAGAGGGAGAAGTGGTCCCTACTACTTTCTGTCCCCAGTTCTCCAGTCCCAGGCTGAATGTAATTGTCCTCGATGAagccatcatcatcctcatcttcGGCCACCTGTGGGCAGCCCCTCCTTCCTGTCTCGGGCAGTGGGCGGTGCCGGTAGCTGGCATGGTATCGGCGGCAGAGGTGGCATTTGGCAGCAAGTGCAATGAGGAGAGAGAGGACCACAGCCCCCAGCACAACCCCTACCAGCACAGGCCATGCTGGAGCCCCAGTGCCTGGGCCAGGGGCCACAGCGGATGCTGTGGGGAGCTCCGAGGGCCCCACACGTGCTGCAGAGAAAGGGACAGCATTATAGGTGGGCCCCAGAGGGGGCTCCCTGAAGAAACCAAGAGGAGTGCAGATGGGgtccttcccccaaccccagcagCTAAGGggaacctccccacccccatcatcCTCCCACTGTCACTCACTTTTGTTTGTCTCATTCATGGAGGGGCCTGATGACACCAGTGAGTCTCAGCCTCCACCAGAAAAAGCCCTGGGTCTGAGAAGGCCCCGAGAAGACAGGAAACCCCCGGGGCACAAGTCCTGGAAAATAACATAGGTCTGGGTGTCAGGGACAGTCACAGGGTGCACTTCCCAGGTCATACAGCCATGGTGGCACTACACAAACTCCGAGGCCTGGACAACTCAACACAACAGCTGTCCACAGAAGAGAAACAAGCTGAACCTACAGAAACTGGCTATTTGTAAGGGACCATCCCAGAGTTTGGCTCTAGAAgctgctaaaaaaaataaataaattgtagaaCTTACTTAGCATTCCTTACAATTCAGGCACCAGGCATCACACTCACAAAACCCAGTAAGATGGGTATATAcattatccccactttatagatgagggcTCTGAAGCTAAGAAGGGTGAACTGACTCAACCAGGGCCCCCAGGTTCGAACCCAGAGCCCCTGTTGCACTGCTTGGTAAGCTGAGGAGGAGAGACAGGGGCAGAGGTGAGTCCTGGCTCCCAAGGTCAGAAAACAGCAGTTGCTTGGAGCTACCCAGCCAAAGCAGAGACCACATATGGGGAGGACGATGCAAGTCCCTACCAAGGACAAGGGCCCTGGACATAGCCAGAGCAGCCCTGGCCCTCTCCCTCTAAGTTGAAAACCATTGCTGCCCACCTCTACCTTCAGCCCTTCAAGCAAACCCTTGTCCATTAACCCCTACTCACACTAGGCCCATACTCTGCCCCCAGAGGGAGGCTTAAACCAGGGAGTATCCAAACAAGGATCACCTGAATCAGGAAATTATCACCCAGGGCTGGGGGCACCTAGAGGAGGAACACCTGAATTAAGGGAGTAGCTGGAGGCAGGTCATCTAGGCTTGGAAAACCAGAAGGAGGAGCACCTGGGTCAAAGGAGTGTCTGGAGGAGACGCACCTGAATCTGGGGAGTATCTAGAGGAGGAGCATGAAAGTTAGAGAAGTACCTGGAGGAGGAACACTAGGGCTGGAGAGTATCTGCAGGTGGAGCCCCTGAACCAGGGAGTTCTTGGAGAGAGAGTAGCCAGGCTAGGGAAATACTTAGGAGAGAAGTTGAGGGGAGTACCCCGGCATATTCTTTGATACAAGTGCCTTCAAAATGCCCCCCTACCTCCTCACGTCCAACCTGGCATCAAGCC harbors:
- the C7H1orf210 gene encoding type III endosome membrane protein TEMP; this translates as MNETNKTRVGPSELPTASAVAPGPGTGAPAWPVLVGVVLGAVVLSLLIALAAKCHLCRRYHASYRHRPLPETGRRGCPQVAEDEDDDGFIEDNYIQPGTGELGTESSRDHFSL